GACCAATGCTTTCCGGCTGGCTGGCTGCACAGGGTTAAGGTAATGGTTCAGCGTTTCGGTACTGATCGGTAATTCTTTGTCCGTTTCGAGGATTGTAATCTGCTCAGCGATATTTTTCAGCTGCCTGATATTCCCTGGAAATGCATATTGGAGCAGCAAATCTTTGGCCTCGCTATCGAGGCGCACTGGCTTGGTCCGGTATCTTTCGGAAAAATCATTCGTAAACTTCCTGAAGAGCAGCAGGATATCCTCCCCGCGATCGCGTAGCGGCGGGACGTAAATAGGGACTGTATTTAAACGGTAATAAAGGTCTTCCCTGAATTTGCCGTGGTTGACCGCATCGAGCAGATTCACGTTTGTTGCCGCTACAACGCGGACATTGGTCTTTAAAACTTTTGAAGAGCCTACCCGGATATATTCCCCATTTTCAAGGACCCTGAGCAGCCTTGCCTGCGTACCAAGCGGCATTTCGCCTACTTCATCCAGAAAGATCGTTCCTGAATTGGTTGTCTCGAAGTATCCCTTTCTGGCGTCCAGTGCGCCGGTGAATGCACCTTTTTCGTGACCAAATAATTCTGAATCGATTGTTCCTTCCGGGATCGCGCCGCAGTTGATCGCGATAAAGGGACCGTGTTTGCGGGAGCTCAGACTGTGTATGATCTTTGAAAAAGATTCTTTACCGCTTCCGCTTTCCCCTGTAATCAGCACAGTCAGGTCGGTGGCGGCTACCTGTACGGCCACGTTAATTGCGTGGTTAAGTCCGGGCGAAGTACCTATGATCCCGAAACGGTTCTTTATAGCTTGTATTTCAGTCGAATTCATTCAAATAGCGATGTGCTACCAGCCGCTGGCTATTAGCTGTGTAAGGGATAAACCTGCTATTTATCCGTATTAATTTCAAAAAACGGCCTCCACCTCTGTCAAAGCTTTTCCTTTTAGGGTCGCTGCCGTGCATTCTGTGATCAGTACATTGACATAATCGCCTACTTTGAAATTTTCCCGGGGGAATATGACCCTTTTATTCTGATCCATGCGCCCGGAAAAATCATCATCTGAGCGTTTGGAGGTTCCTTCAACCAGCACTTTTTGTACTGTACCGATCAGTCTCTGATTCCTTTCCAGAGATATCCTTTGCTGTACGTCAATGATTTCTGCCAATCTTCTCTGTTTTATATCAGCCGGAATATCATCCGGATATTTCTTGGCTGCCAGGGTGCCCGGACGTTCGGAATAGGAGAACATATAACCGAAATCAAATTTCACATATTCCAGGAGTGAGATAGAATCCTGGTGTTCTTCTTCCGTTTCACTGCAAAACCCGGAAATCAGGTCGTGGGAAATGCCGCAGTCTTCTCCCAATATCCGTCGGATGCTGTCGATCCTTTCCAGATACCATTCACGGTCATAGGTTCGGTTCATCATAGCCAAAATCCGGCTATTACCGCTTTGCGCGGGCAAATGGATGTAATTGCAAATGTTGTCGTACTTTTTAATGGTGTACAAAACCTCGTCGGTAATGTCTTTCGGATGTGAAGTACTGAACCTGACACGCAGTTCCGGGCTGATCTTTGCAACCATTTCGAGCAGCTGCGCAAAATTTACTTTGTTTTCCCACTTGTAACTGTCTACATTCTGTCCCAGCAAGGTGACTTCGCGATAGCCTTGTTCAAACAAATCCCGCGATTCCTGCACAATTGAATACGGATCGCGGCTGCGCTCGCGACCTCGGGTAAAAGGTACCACGCAGAAACTACACATATTGTCACAGCCCCGCATGATCGATACCAGTGCCGTCACACCATTGGAATTCAATCTGATAGGGGAAATATCAGCGTAGGTTTCTTCGCGTGAAAGAAAAACATTAACACCTTTCTGACCAGTCTCTGCTTCCTGTACCAGCCTTGGCAGATCGCGGTAGGCATCGGGGCCGGTGACGATATCTACCATTTTTTCTTCTTCCAGCAGCTGTGTTTTCAGTCTCTCAGCCATGCATCCCAGCACGCCGATCAGCATTCCGGGTTTTTTGAGTTTCAAAAAATTCAGATGCCTTAACCTGTTCCTTACTTTCTGCTCCGCATTATCGCGGATCGCACAGGTATTCAAGAAGATGACGTCGGCGTTTTGCTCGTCAGAGGTGGTTGCATACCCCGCACTGCGCATTACCGACGCTACGATTTCACTGTCAGAGAAATTCATCTGGCAGCCATAACTTTCTATAAAAAGTCTCTTTTTTCCAATAGCGGGCTCGTTCTCCGAAATACGCACGGTTTCACAAGCTTCTTTATCTGCTTCGGTCAATATTTTTAGCGAACTGGCAACTTTTTGCTCCATTAGAAGGATTCTTTGGCACTTTTAAATGGCTGCAAGGACGCAGCTACAACAGATTCCGGGTGCGGTTTAAAGCGGCGGACAATTACAAATATAGGAAGAAATCAATAAAAAACTGACAAACTGTCATGGATTGCGACCATGCAAAACAATATCAGAACGGATACCCCACGCCCAGATTGATGTTCAGGAAATTCGATTGGGTCCGATTGAAAAGCTTATTGAATTGAAGTTCATCCAGTACAAACTTCTCGACAGCAGGATCGTACACTTTGATACCGAAATCAAATCTTAGGATGAAAAAAGACAGGTCATACCGAATGCCGAAGCCGGTGCCTACCGCGATTTCCCGTCCGAAGCTACGACCATCAAATTTTTGCTGCGAAGTCGCTGTGCTGTTTAAATTCCAAACATTTCCAGCATCGATAAATAGCGCATAATTTATATCGCCGAAGAAATTGGCCAGATATCCCCGCCATTCCAGGTTACCTTCCAATAGAAATTCGCCGGGCGATTCGATGGTGAGGTTGTTCAGGGTTTTTCGCGGAGGCGCGGAGCCGGGACCTAACCGACGCGGCAGCCAGGCCCGTAAACTATTGGAACCGCCGGCAAAAAAGTACTTTTCATAAGGCGGTACCTTGCTGTCTCCATAGCTATAAATCGCCCCGCTGTTGACCCGCGCAACAAATGCAGATTTCTTGCCAACCGGCCAATAGCGGCGATAGTCCGCATTCCAGCGCACATATTTGTAAAATTGCAGGTCATTACCGAACACGTTTTTGATCATTTCCCGTTGCCGCGGCAGAATATTCAGTGACGTACCGCCCGATTCCAATGCGACTCTGAAATAGCTGGCCCGTTTTTGCCGCCCGATCAATGCGTTGGTATTGTAAACAAAATTGACGTTGATATCGGATACAAATGACCGCTGAAAGCTGGTAAAAAGGTTGTTTCCTTGTTTTTCAAGAGTATCCAGCAGGTTCTGAAAGTCAGGGCGGATATTCTGGGTGTTCAAAATGTTGAGATCAACCAACGAAACATTAAAAAGTGTTTTGCTGGTAGGTTGCCAGGAATAAGTCATCGCGACTTTCACGTTGGTGCGGGTATATTCCGGCCGGTTAACGTAATTATAACCCAATCCCACCTGAGTACGTGGATTGTATTTGGCAGTTCGGTGCTGTAAAAAATTACCTGGCGTGAGCAACCTTGGAAATATCAGGGAAGTATTCAAACCAATTTCTTCGCTCCGGTAAATTTGCTGATCCCCCAAAAAACCAGGTACCAGCTCGATACCCCCGCGCAGGTTAGCTTCAAAGTTTTCCAGTCCGTTAAAAACATTTCTGATCTTGTAAGATAAACTCGCGAACGGGCCCGGAGCGCCTTGAAGCTGTATTACATTTAAACCCACATCTGTGGAAATCTGATACTTTTCGAGCGGAATGACTTTAAAATAACTGTTAATGCCCGCTCCGCTGGAATCGAGCGTGTAGCTGTAATTTACGAAGTCAAACTGGTCGGTGAGGGAAAGTTGTTGCTGGGTGTTTCTCTCCTTGTCCTGGCTGTAAAAATCACCTGGCCGCACTTGAATTTTGCTGTCAAGTATTCTTTTTGAGAACTTTTTATCTGTAAAAGTATAGTGGATACCATTCAAGCTGCTGCTGTCTTTGACGAAAAGCGAATCGGGCATGCCCACGGGAGGCAAAACCTCAAAATGGACAGAATTGATCTTGTACCGGACCGGGTTATTGTCTTTCCCAGGCATATCCACTCGGACATTTACATCAACAGACTTGAAGTTGCTGTCTGTCTGTGCATTGGTAATGGTATCATTGACGAGATAGGACACATTTTGTCTCGAAAATCCCAGATAACCCTGGTTTCGCAATAGTGTTTCGATTCTGACACGTTCCTCTTCAAAAGTATCCCCGTCATATCTCTTCTTTCCCGACAGCACTGCATTTTTGGCATTTGCGCTGATAATACTATCTGCGAAGTAGTTTTTCACCTGATAATACACGTCACGTATGATCGTCGGTCGGTTCTCGGTCACCAGATAATTTACCCGGATCCGGTTGAAGGTGGTGTCGGGCTTAAAGTCAACTTTTGCGTCGAAAAAGCCATTGTTGTACAGGTACCGCTGCATTTTTTCAGCATTCTGAGCAACTTCGCTGAGATTGAAATAAACCGGCGCTTCTCCCAAAACACGCATCCAGAAATTGCCCTGTGTAGCTCTTACCTGAGCTTTTTCCAGTTTTTTGGCGTACCGACGCTGCACCTTTGCCAGCTTTTTAGGGTCGTTTTCATGAATACGGGATTCTTTCTGATAATTTTGCGTCACCTCGATCACTTTACGCTGTCTTTCTTCCCGGTTATAAAAGATCTCACCAAAGCGGTAAAGCCCGACATAAGGGAAAAATGGCAGTCCGAGGAGCCGACGGTTCGGTTTTTGAGGTATCAAAGCATCCAGTTCCGAATCGTTTATAATGCGGTTGCCTTTGATGGAAGAATTGCCGAGATAAAAATTTTTGGTGGTGGAAGACTTGGGTGTGCAGGACAATACTCCTGTAAAAAGAAGGAAAATTAGCAGGCTGTATGTAACCCTACAATTGATATTCAATGCTTTCAAAAAATCGTATTAAATATATAAACTCGCTTAAAGTCAAGAAATACAGGCAGTTGAGTCAGTCTTTTATCGTCGAGGGCGGAAAAAGTGTCCTCGAACTCTTAGATTCCGATTATGAGATCGAGTTCTTGTTAACAACACCGGAATTCGAGCAAAAATACTCAAGTATTTTATCCCTGCATAGCGCCGTGACAGAAACGGTTACCGCGCAGGAGCTGGAAGGGGTGGGCTCATTTCAAACCAACGATTCGTGTCTGGCTGTTGCTAGAACGAAGCAAAATGTTTTTTTGTCTCAGGAGAAACCTGAATTTGTATTGATTTTGGACGATATCCGCGACCCTGGAAACCTCGGCACGATCATCAGGGTTGCGGATTGGTACGGTATACGCAAGATCGTTTGTTCCAATGACACGACCGACTTTTACAATCCAAAAGTGGTTGCTGCCAGCAAAGGCTCTTTTACCAGGGTTCAAACATTTTACACGGATCTCGCCACATATCTCACCGGGAATGCTTCGGGTAAATCAGTGGCCGGTGCTTTTTTGGGCGGGCAGTCTTTGTATGAATTTGAATTTCCGTTAAACGGCGGTTTCATTATAATGGGCAACGAATCTAATGGTATTAGCGAGGAAGTAGCTGAGTTCGTTACTTCAAGACTTACAATTCCCCGGATAGGAGAGGCTGAATCGCTGAATGTGGGTATTGCTACTGCTATTATACTGGACAATATGTGCCGGCAGATTTCTTTAAAATAGCATTTTTATTCGTGTGCCGCGCGGTGGGAAAGCTCTTCCGCATAAGCTTTTCCTAAATAGTTATCAATAAAATAATGGGCAATGTAAAGCACCGGCGTAAGCAGGATTGCGACTGCTCCTTTATACAGATAATTGATCGTGCCAACAGAGAAAACCTGCTTCAAATCCCAGTTTCCAAAGACGTAAAAAGCAATCCCGATCACAACAAAACTGTCGACCAGCTGCGAAAACATCGTCGAACCGGTCGCCCTGAGCCATATGAACCGGTTCCCGGTTCTTCTGCGCAGCCACGAAAATACAAAAACGTCCAGCAGCTGGCCCAGCAGGAACGCCGTGATCGATCCAATCATAATGCCGAGGCCCTGATTGAAGATTTTGGCAAATGCATCATTGATATTAAAAACATTACCCAGCGAATCGGTATTGTTCAAGTCGAGCCAGAACTGCGCTGGCGGCAGCTTGGTCGCAACCAAAATCGTGATGAAGGTATATACGATCAGGGCGGCTGTGAGGTAGGAAATCCTTTTTACGCCCTTTCGGCCGAAATATTCATTGATAATGTCCGAAGTAATGAACACAACAGGCCAGTTGACGACCCCGGCGGTCATATTAAAATCGAGCCGCTGGCCTCCGATAAGCAGATTTGCAGGTGGAATACCTAATAAGCCTTCTACTGAAAAGATCTTGCCGCCGACTATTTCGGCAATCAAAGCATTGGTCAAAAATATTCCGCAGAGCAATAAAAAAAGTCGCTGCCGCTTCGCTTCCTGAACGGTAGAATCCTGCATAACTATGACTATAAGCCGAATTTTAAATAATTAGCAACGTGAAATCGATCGTACTAAACGATCATATCTTCCACAGTTCGGGTCGACAACACCCGACGATTTTCGAGGAAAAATTCCAGTTTGTCCATTGCCTGGTTCAGCTCGTCAACAGTTGGCAGGAAAACAATCCGGAAGTGATCGTTTGAAATGTAGTTAAACCCTGTTCCTGCTACGACAAGTACCTTTTGGTCGCTGAGCAGGTTATATACGAATTGTTCATCCGTATTCTGACCGAACTTTTTGAGATCGATTTTCGGAAACACGTACAGGGAGCCTTTCGGCTTGACACAGGTGATTCCAGGTATTGACACCAGCCGGTCATAAACCAGGTTCATCTGTTTATAAAGCCTGCCGCTCGGTGCTACCAGT
This Dyadobacter sp. UC 10 DNA region includes the following protein-coding sequences:
- the miaB gene encoding tRNA (N6-isopentenyl adenosine(37)-C2)-methylthiotransferase MiaB, translated to MEQKVASSLKILTEADKEACETVRISENEPAIGKKRLFIESYGCQMNFSDSEIVASVMRSAGYATTSDEQNADVIFLNTCAIRDNAEQKVRNRLRHLNFLKLKKPGMLIGVLGCMAERLKTQLLEEEKMVDIVTGPDAYRDLPRLVQEAETGQKGVNVFLSREETYADISPIRLNSNGVTALVSIMRGCDNMCSFCVVPFTRGRERSRDPYSIVQESRDLFEQGYREVTLLGQNVDSYKWENKVNFAQLLEMVAKISPELRVRFSTSHPKDITDEVLYTIKKYDNICNYIHLPAQSGNSRILAMMNRTYDREWYLERIDSIRRILGEDCGISHDLISGFCSETEEEHQDSISLLEYVKFDFGYMFSYSERPGTLAAKKYPDDIPADIKQRRLAEIIDVQQRISLERNQRLIGTVQKVLVEGTSKRSDDDFSGRMDQNKRVIFPRENFKVGDYVNVLITECTAATLKGKALTEVEAVF
- a CDS encoding TrmH family RNA methyltransferase, yielding MLSKNRIKYINSLKVKKYRQLSQSFIVEGGKSVLELLDSDYEIEFLLTTPEFEQKYSSILSLHSAVTETVTAQELEGVGSFQTNDSCLAVARTKQNVFLSQEKPEFVLILDDIRDPGNLGTIIRVADWYGIRKIVCSNDTTDFYNPKVVAASKGSFTRVQTFYTDLATYLTGNASGKSVAGAFLGGQSLYEFEFPLNGGFIIMGNESNGISEEVAEFVTSRLTIPRIGEAESLNVGIATAIILDNMCRQISLK
- the tamL gene encoding translocation and assembly module lipoprotein TamL, whose amino-acid sequence is MKALNINCRVTYSLLIFLLFTGVLSCTPKSSTTKNFYLGNSSIKGNRIINDSELDALIPQKPNRRLLGLPFFPYVGLYRFGEIFYNREERQRKVIEVTQNYQKESRIHENDPKKLAKVQRRYAKKLEKAQVRATQGNFWMRVLGEAPVYFNLSEVAQNAEKMQRYLYNNGFFDAKVDFKPDTTFNRIRVNYLVTENRPTIIRDVYYQVKNYFADSIISANAKNAVLSGKKRYDGDTFEEERVRIETLLRNQGYLGFSRQNVSYLVNDTITNAQTDSNFKSVDVNVRVDMPGKDNNPVRYKINSVHFEVLPPVGMPDSLFVKDSSSLNGIHYTFTDKKFSKRILDSKIQVRPGDFYSQDKERNTQQQLSLTDQFDFVNYSYTLDSSGAGINSYFKVIPLEKYQISTDVGLNVIQLQGAPGPFASLSYKIRNVFNGLENFEANLRGGIELVPGFLGDQQIYRSEEIGLNTSLIFPRLLTPGNFLQHRTAKYNPRTQVGLGYNYVNRPEYTRTNVKVAMTYSWQPTSKTLFNVSLVDLNILNTQNIRPDFQNLLDTLEKQGNNLFTSFQRSFVSDINVNFVYNTNALIGRQKRASYFRVALESGGTSLNILPRQREMIKNVFGNDLQFYKYVRWNADYRRYWPVGKKSAFVARVNSGAIYSYGDSKVPPYEKYFFAGGSNSLRAWLPRRLGPGSAPPRKTLNNLTIESPGEFLLEGNLEWRGYLANFFGDINYALFIDAGNVWNLNSTATSQQKFDGRSFGREIAVGTGFGIRYDLSFFILRFDFGIKVYDPAVEKFVLDELQFNKLFNRTQSNFLNINLGVGYPF
- a CDS encoding sigma-54 interaction domain-containing protein; the encoded protein is MNSTEIQAIKNRFGIIGTSPGLNHAINVAVQVAATDLTVLITGESGSGKESFSKIIHSLSSRKHGPFIAINCGAIPEGTIDSELFGHEKGAFTGALDARKGYFETTNSGTIFLDEVGEMPLGTQARLLRVLENGEYIRVGSSKVLKTNVRVVAATNVNLLDAVNHGKFREDLYYRLNTVPIYVPPLRDRGEDILLLFRKFTNDFSERYRTKPVRLDSEAKDLLLQYAFPGNIRQLKNIAEQITILETDKELPISTETLNHYLNPVQPASRKALVTLRNGEDSGTSFSERELLYKVLFDMRRDMTELKKLVRNVLENDKYGGEILKDHQELFSSINNVEPAVSSPTIEPSRLLSPPPARMVDLDRYSDERSEIEDVMHVSAEEESLSLEDKEKEMIIKALRKNNNKRKYAANALGISERTLYRKIKQYDIEE
- a CDS encoding queuosine precursor transporter, with translation MQDSTVQEAKRQRLFLLLCGIFLTNALIAEIVGGKIFSVEGLLGIPPANLLIGGQRLDFNMTAGVVNWPVVFITSDIINEYFGRKGVKRISYLTAALIVYTFITILVATKLPPAQFWLDLNNTDSLGNVFNINDAFAKIFNQGLGIMIGSITAFLLGQLLDVFVFSWLRRRTGNRFIWLRATGSTMFSQLVDSFVVIGIAFYVFGNWDLKQVFSVGTINYLYKGAVAILLTPVLYIAHYFIDNYLGKAYAEELSHRAAHE